In a single window of the Methylothermaceae bacteria B42 genome:
- the glnG gene encoding nitrogen regulation protein NR(I) (response regulator of a two-component regulatory system involved in the activation of nitrogen assimilation genes; interacts with sigma-54) has product MTQAEVWVIDDDKSIRWVLDKALKKAGFKVRCFPEASELDTYLKHDRPDSILTDIRMPGIDGLELLRRLQIAYPQLPVVVMTAHSDLDSAVAAFQDGAFEYLPKPFDLDEAVQVMQRACQQKISEAPNAPNGTEPSPQIIGEAPAMQEVFRAIGRLSRSHMTVLINGESGTGKELVARALHQHSPRADKPFIALNMAAIPRDLMESELFGHEKGAFTGAQSRRSGRFEQADGGTLFLDEIGDMPPEMQTRLLRVLAEGEFYPVGSHTACTVDVRIIAATHQNLELLVNQGLFREDLFHRLNVIRIHIPALRERRQDIPLLLQHFLKQAAQEMGEETKILRPEVETFLSQYPWPGNVRQLENTCRWLTVMAPGQTIHMEDLPPELLNPPHKFASSTKNGDSDWRKNLGLWTQQQLSEGKRDIAKIAIAEAEKVLIQTALKHTRGRRQEAARLLGYGRNTLTRKINELELDTYENSVEI; this is encoded by the coding sequence AAATCTATCCGCTGGGTGCTTGACAAAGCCCTCAAGAAAGCCGGGTTCAAAGTCCGCTGTTTCCCGGAGGCCAGCGAATTGGATACCTATTTGAAACACGACCGTCCCGATTCCATTCTGACCGATATCCGGATGCCCGGTATCGACGGCCTGGAATTGCTGCGCAGATTACAAATTGCCTATCCACAACTCCCGGTGGTGGTAATGACTGCCCATTCGGATTTGGACAGCGCGGTCGCCGCTTTTCAGGACGGCGCTTTTGAATACTTGCCCAAACCTTTCGATTTGGATGAAGCCGTGCAAGTCATGCAAAGGGCTTGTCAGCAGAAGATTTCTGAAGCTCCAAACGCTCCCAATGGCACCGAGCCGAGTCCCCAAATTATCGGGGAAGCGCCCGCCATGCAGGAAGTCTTCCGCGCTATCGGACGCTTGTCCCGTTCTCATATGACCGTACTGATAAATGGTGAGTCGGGCACCGGCAAAGAATTGGTTGCCCGGGCTCTGCATCAACATAGTCCCCGTGCGGACAAGCCTTTCATAGCCCTCAATATGGCGGCAATCCCAAGGGATTTAATGGAGTCGGAATTGTTCGGTCACGAGAAAGGCGCTTTCACCGGCGCCCAATCACGCCGCAGCGGCCGTTTCGAACAAGCCGATGGCGGCACCTTATTCCTGGATGAAATCGGCGATATGCCACCGGAAATGCAAACCCGCCTACTGCGGGTGCTGGCAGAGGGAGAGTTTTATCCCGTGGGCAGTCATACGGCCTGCACCGTGGATGTCCGAATCATCGCAGCCACCCATCAAAACCTGGAACTACTGGTCAACCAAGGATTATTTCGGGAGGATCTGTTTCATCGCCTCAATGTGATTCGTATCCATATTCCCGCATTACGGGAAAGACGCCAGGATATCCCTCTTCTACTCCAACATTTTCTCAAACAGGCAGCTCAAGAAATGGGTGAGGAGACTAAAATCCTGCGGCCTGAAGTAGAAACCTTTTTATCTCAATACCCATGGCCGGGTAATGTGCGTCAATTGGAAAATACTTGTCGCTGGCTAACGGTCATGGCCCCGGGGCAAACCATTCACATGGAAGACTTGCCGCCGGAATTGCTGAATCCTCCTCATAAATTTGCCTCTTCCACAAAAAATGGCGACAGCGATTGGCGAAAAAATCTTGGCCTATGGACTCAGCAACAACTGTCTGAAGGCAAGCGCGATATCGCCAAAATTGCCATTGCCGAAGCCGAAAAAGTCTTGATTCAAACCGCTTTGAAGCATACCCGCGGACGACGTCAGGAAGCCGCCCGGTTATTGGGTTATGGCCGCAATACACTTACCCGCAAGATCAATGAGCTAGAGTTGGATACTTACGAAAACTCCGTGGAAATTTGA
- a CDS encoding molybdenum ABC transporter permease, with translation MDWCAFYVSIKLAFATVLILLPLAIGIARWLAWKRFKGRFLLEAAIALPLVLPPSVLGFYFLVFFNPQAPLGSWIMQVTGKSLVFSFQGLVLASLIYSLPFAVQPVLRALESIPMQLREAAWCSGLSRWQTFWKIELPLARAGVISALALSFAHTLGEFGVVLMVGGNIPGQTRTISVAIYDRVQAFDEPGAAVMSAMLLAFSFVVVTLVYGLERRQ, from the coding sequence ATGGATTGGTGTGCCTTCTACGTTTCCATAAAATTAGCTTTCGCGACCGTTTTGATCTTGTTGCCATTGGCTATCGGGATAGCCCGGTGGCTGGCGTGGAAGCGCTTCAAAGGGCGCTTTCTCCTGGAAGCGGCCATCGCCCTTCCCTTGGTGCTGCCGCCCAGTGTCTTGGGGTTTTATTTTCTTGTTTTCTTCAATCCTCAAGCACCATTGGGCAGTTGGATAATGCAGGTAACGGGGAAATCCCTGGTGTTCTCCTTCCAGGGGCTGGTGTTGGCCTCGTTGATCTATAGCTTGCCTTTTGCGGTGCAGCCGGTACTGCGGGCGCTGGAATCCATCCCCATGCAGCTACGGGAAGCGGCCTGGTGCAGCGGGTTGAGCCGCTGGCAGACGTTTTGGAAAATTGAGTTGCCCTTGGCTAGAGCGGGTGTCATTTCGGCCTTGGCGTTAAGTTTTGCCCACACCCTGGGCGAATTCGGGGTGGTATTGATGGTGGGGGGGAATATTCCCGGGCAGACCAGGACAATATCCGTGGCCATTTATGACCGGGTTCAAGCTTTCGATGAGCCGGGAGCTGCAGTTATGTCAGCCATGCTGCTAGCATTTTCGTTTGTAGTCGTGACCTTGGTCTATGGCCTGGAACGCCGCCAGTGA
- a CDS encoding exosortase H, with product MTRPFKPTWFFLWFLALLLALFTVEMLRPVQQQVIIPFTSAIASLSAALVKGFDPAVSAHGIVLSDPETGFAVAIQAGCNGVEALIVFVAAVLAFPSGWKEKLLGIGFGAVTIQGLNLLRIISLFYLGQWNLKAFEWFHLYGWQALIMLDVLLAYLLWLHFVTGDKSEDSLAAP from the coding sequence ATGACAAGGCCATTTAAACCAACCTGGTTTTTTCTGTGGTTTTTGGCCTTGCTGCTCGCATTGTTTACCGTGGAAATGCTGCGTCCGGTGCAACAGCAAGTGATCATCCCTTTTACCAGCGCTATCGCCAGCTTGAGCGCGGCGCTGGTAAAAGGGTTTGACCCTGCCGTCAGTGCCCATGGCATTGTTTTAAGCGATCCTGAAACTGGTTTTGCGGTGGCTATTCAGGCAGGTTGCAACGGCGTGGAAGCACTCATTGTATTTGTGGCGGCGGTGTTGGCCTTTCCCAGTGGATGGAAAGAGAAACTGCTGGGGATCGGCTTTGGCGCGGTTACAATTCAAGGGCTTAACCTGTTGCGGATCATTTCTCTGTTTTATTTGGGGCAATGGAACCTGAAGGCGTTTGAATGGTTTCATCTCTATGGCTGGCAAGCGCTGATTATGCTGGATGTGCTGCTGGCATACTTGTTGTGGCTCCATTTCGTGACTGGAGATAAAAGTGAAGATTCACTGGCTGCCCCATAA
- a CDS encoding methylenetetrahydromethanopterin dehydrogenase, translating to MSIPSVLHMFGPLPQVSPFDINMAVDAGFEHIFPHSNVTLDRVHGLTQDVIFSRGPKGVKQTAIFMGGRDIGLALDMLDTARKAMQPPFEVSVLADPSGAFTTATALVALVEKQLKEKHNLELKDCRAVVFGGTGPVGISTGVIASLAGADTTIVDHLSLDTAMQIASEYNRRVGCNLKGTFASSGASKAWLIKKVDVIFNCTKAGIQVLDEEILEEAKKLKVVGDVNAVPPPGIAGIKFKDLGAPLVHAVNSPGAVGVGPLAVGDIKYKLQNAMLRALLEESEPVYFDFHEAFRRARNLV from the coding sequence ATGAGCATACCTAGTGTACTTCACATGTTTGGCCCCTTGCCCCAGGTCAGCCCGTTTGACATCAACATGGCCGTCGATGCCGGTTTTGAGCATATCTTTCCTCATAGTAACGTGACTTTAGACCGGGTCCATGGGCTTACCCAGGACGTGATTTTTTCCCGTGGCCCCAAAGGCGTGAAACAAACCGCCATTTTCATGGGGGGGCGGGATATCGGCCTGGCTTTGGATATGCTGGATACCGCCCGCAAGGCCATGCAGCCGCCCTTTGAAGTTTCGGTTTTGGCTGACCCCAGCGGCGCGTTTACCACCGCCACCGCATTGGTTGCCCTGGTGGAAAAACAGCTTAAGGAAAAGCACAATCTGGAACTTAAAGACTGCCGTGCGGTGGTTTTCGGCGGCACTGGTCCGGTGGGGATTTCCACGGGTGTCATTGCTTCTTTGGCGGGTGCGGATACTACGATCGTTGATCATCTCAGTCTGGATACTGCCATGCAGATTGCCAGTGAATACAATCGACGGGTAGGTTGCAACCTCAAGGGCACTTTCGCCAGTTCCGGCGCCAGCAAGGCGTGGTTGATCAAGAAGGTCGATGTAATCTTCAATTGCACCAAGGCCGGGATTCAAGTATTGGATGAAGAAATCCTTGAAGAGGCAAAAAAACTCAAGGTCGTCGGCGATGTCAACGCGGTGCCGCCACCGGGCATCGCCGGTATCAAATTCAAGGACTTGGGCGCGCCTTTGGTGCACGCGGTCAACAGCCCTGGCGCGGTGGGCGTCGGGCCTCTGGCGGTGGGCGATATCAAATACAAACTGCAAAACGCCATGCTTCGCGCCTTGCTGGAAGAAAGCGAACCGGTTTATTTTGACTTCCACGAAGCCTTCCGCCGGGCGCGGAATCTGGTTTGA
- a CDS encoding methylenetetrahydromethanopterin dehydrogenase encodes MEKPYILHMLSTEKNLSPFDVNMAQDAGWQVTMPYLHVKEDEVRGLIQDAIFSRGPAGVKREAAFIGGRDAECAVKMLKIAQESMVPPFEISVLADPSGAFTTAAAMVAAAERELGRKFNTDLSGKVVLILAGTGPVGQIAAVLCAKAGAKVTILGRQKEKSERIAKMVNEFFGEGQTQITGEGNDILPELLPETDVIFATGAAGIQLLTADQVAAAPKLKVAADVNAVPPEGIAGIDAMADGALIAGSPAGAVGIGALAIGNIKYQAHHRLLKLMRETEKPVYLHFDQAFEMAREFVKSKS; translated from the coding sequence ATGGAAAAACCCTACATTCTCCACATGCTCAGCACCGAAAAGAATTTAAGCCCCTTCGATGTCAATATGGCCCAAGATGCCGGTTGGCAGGTGACCATGCCTTATTTGCATGTCAAGGAAGATGAAGTCCGCGGGCTGATCCAGGACGCCATTTTTTCCCGTGGCCCTGCCGGCGTCAAGCGGGAAGCTGCTTTTATTGGCGGACGGGATGCGGAATGTGCCGTCAAAATGCTGAAAATCGCCCAAGAATCCATGGTGCCGCCGTTTGAGATTTCAGTCCTGGCCGATCCCAGCGGGGCATTCACCACAGCGGCGGCAATGGTGGCAGCCGCCGAAAGAGAATTGGGAAGGAAATTCAACACCGATTTATCCGGTAAAGTGGTTTTGATCCTGGCCGGTACTGGTCCTGTCGGGCAAATTGCCGCGGTTTTGTGCGCCAAAGCAGGGGCCAAGGTAACCATCCTGGGGCGGCAGAAAGAAAAGTCCGAACGTATCGCCAAAATGGTCAATGAGTTTTTTGGCGAGGGGCAGACGCAAATCACCGGTGAGGGCAACGATATATTACCTGAGCTTCTGCCAGAAACCGATGTTATTTTCGCCACGGGCGCTGCGGGTATTCAATTATTGACTGCCGACCAGGTGGCCGCAGCACCCAAATTGAAAGTGGCTGCCGATGTTAATGCTGTGCCCCCGGAAGGCATTGCCGGCATTGACGCCATGGCCGACGGCGCGCTGATCGCTGGTTCACCTGCCGGCGCAGTCGGCATTGGCGCACTTGCCATCGGTAATATCAAATATCAAGCCCATCACCGGTTGTTGAAGCTCATGCGCGAGACGGAAAAACCAGTCTATCTGCATTTCGATCAGGCCTTCGAGATGGCTCGTGAATTTGTCAAATCAAAATCGTAA
- a CDS encoding riboflavin biosynthesis protein RibD: MQKQIFRLYPPPYAQASLRGLYLHEGLHRLGSEGRPFVYANFLASLDGRIALEDLQTGQTYLPKSLTTPADFRLFLELEAQADCLITHGGYLRALNRGLLGNILQIGAHEQGSDLVAWRRSQGLPAQPAIVIASASLDFVIPESVRQHQQKVFIFTGEDADPWKVDAWRKEGYPVLFAGSGNMVEGGKLIPMLGQLGYRSIYLIAGPTMLDTVVRSGKLNRLYQTITHQLMGGEAFRTMVPGPELGPTGHLQLRTLYYDPSGPGGAGQWFAQFDND; this comes from the coding sequence ATGCAAAAACAAATTTTTCGACTCTACCCTCCCCCTTATGCACAAGCTTCCCTTCGTGGACTTTATTTGCACGAAGGGTTACACCGGCTAGGATCAGAAGGCAGGCCGTTCGTTTATGCTAATTTTCTTGCCAGCCTGGACGGCAGAATCGCCCTGGAGGATCTTCAAACCGGCCAGACTTATCTGCCCAAAAGCTTGACCACCCCCGCTGATTTCCGCCTGTTTCTGGAATTGGAAGCCCAGGCCGATTGCTTGATTACCCACGGCGGGTATCTGCGCGCACTCAACCGCGGGCTGCTGGGAAATATTTTGCAAATTGGCGCCCATGAACAAGGCAGTGATCTGGTAGCATGGCGGCGCAGTCAAGGCCTGCCCGCGCAACCGGCAATTGTCATTGCCAGCGCCAGCCTGGATTTTGTCATCCCCGAATCGGTTCGCCAGCACCAGCAGAAAGTCTTTATCTTTACCGGTGAAGACGCGGATCCTTGGAAAGTCGATGCCTGGCGCAAGGAAGGCTATCCAGTCCTATTTGCTGGTTCCGGCAACATGGTGGAAGGAGGTAAGCTGATCCCCATGCTGGGACAGCTCGGATACCGCAGCATTTATCTGATTGCCGGACCCACCATGCTCGATACCGTGGTCCGCAGCGGGAAATTGAACCGTCTCTATCAAACCATCACCCATCAATTGATGGGCGGCGAGGCCTTTCGCACCATGGTGCCTGGGCCGGAACTCGGCCCCACCGGGCACCTTCAGCTCAGGACTTTATATTATGATCCGTCAGGACCCGGCGGTGCTGGGCAATGGTTTGCCCAATTCGACAATGACTGA
- a CDS encoding nucleotidyltransferase, producing the protein MQAIILSAGQGTRLSPLTADIPKCALRLGDRAVIEWQIDALRENGVNDIVVVAGYKAEKVKKMLDSRYGKKTIQVVFNPFFEVADNLVSCWMVREKMAGDFLLLNGDTLFEPALAEKLLQAPAQPVTLARDEKPHYDDDDMKLILEGDKLLSIGKKLPLEKVNGESIGMIRFLAEGAQLFRQTIECLMHDPASLKRWYLSVIDEIAANTGAVWTCSIQGLEWAEIDYPLDFKHAQAMVSKWCWPEEATWEQAQSLARP; encoded by the coding sequence ATGCAAGCTATTATTCTTAGTGCAGGTCAAGGAACCCGTTTGTCACCATTAACTGCCGATATCCCCAAGTGTGCATTGCGCCTCGGGGATCGCGCAGTGATCGAATGGCAGATCGACGCGCTTCGAGAGAATGGCGTGAATGATATCGTGGTTGTGGCCGGATACAAAGCGGAAAAAGTAAAAAAAATGCTTGACAGCCGTTACGGTAAAAAGACAATCCAAGTCGTTTTTAATCCCTTTTTCGAAGTGGCCGACAATCTTGTCAGCTGCTGGATGGTGCGCGAAAAAATGGCAGGGGATTTTCTTTTGCTTAACGGGGACACTTTATTCGAACCCGCCTTGGCGGAAAAATTACTCCAGGCGCCTGCGCAACCTGTCACTTTGGCGCGCGACGAAAAACCCCATTATGATGATGACGATATGAAGCTGATCCTTGAAGGCGATAAGCTGCTTTCCATCGGAAAAAAACTGCCCCTGGAAAAGGTCAATGGCGAATCCATTGGCATGATTCGTTTTCTTGCCGAAGGCGCCCAATTATTCCGGCAAACCATTGAATGTTTGATGCATGACCCGGCTTCCCTGAAAAGATGGTATTTATCGGTTATCGATGAGATTGCCGCAAATACCGGCGCTGTTTGGACTTGTTCCATTCAAGGGTTGGAGTGGGCTGAAATTGACTATCCCTTGGATTTTAAACACGCACAGGCCATGGTTAGCAAATGGTGTTGGCCAGAAGAAGCCACCTGGGAGCAAGCTCAAAGTCTGGCAAGGCCTTGA
- a CDS encoding ABC-ATPase UvrA: protein MESIRIRGARTHNLQNIDLDLPRDKLIVITGLSGSGKSSLAFDTLYAEGQRRYVESLSAYARQFLSMMEKPDVDHIEGLSPAISIEQKSTSHNPRSTVGTITEIYDYLRLLFARAGLPQCPQHAIPLEAQTVSQMVDTILNRELGGRWMLLAPVVRERKGEHAQLLNELRGQGFIRARIDGEVYELDEPPALDLRRKHTIEVVVDRFRIRKDVAGRLAESIETALKLSGGLVLAVNMDDPAETLVFSDQYACPECGYALEELEPRIFSFNNPKGACPVCDGLGIQQFFDPARVVQNPKLSLAGGAVRGWDRRNAYYFALIRSLADHYGFDPETPFESLPEDIRHVILYGSGKEVIAFRYFGGRGRGVVKRHTFEGVLPIMERRYRETDSNVVREELAKYLSSKPCPECQGTRLNQAARHVFVAGRNLPQVTALSISECLDFFHNLHLEGRRGAVADKIVKEIRARLQFLVNVGLDYLSLDRSADTLSGGEAQRIRLASQIGAGLVGVMYVLDEPSIGLHQRDNQRLLDTLIHLRDLGNTVIVVEHDEDAILAADHVVDIGPGAGVHGGKIVAEGPPSVLMEAPASLTGQYLSGRQRIEVPAMLTPPNPDRQLVVHGASGNNLKAIDVAFPLGLLTCVTGVSGSGKSTLVNDTLYRLVAMELNGASTQAAPCDGIEGLEHLDKVVDIDQSPIGRTPRSNPATYTGLFTPIRELFSATPEARARGYSPGRFSFNVKGGRCEACKGDGVIKVEMHFLPDVYVHCDVCKGKRYNRETLEIRYKGKTIHEVLAMTVEEALAFFNAIPVIARKLQTLMDVGLGYITLGQNAVTLSGGEAQRVKLAKELSKRDTGRTLYILDEPTTGLHFHDIKQLLEVLHRLRDHGNTVIVIEHNLDVIKTADWIIDLGPEGGAGGGQVVAQGTPWQVAENPASHTGRFLRPKLQEWRSSNSPDVAHG, encoded by the coding sequence ATGGAGAGTATCCGTATTCGAGGCGCGCGGACGCACAATCTGCAGAATATCGATTTGGATCTGCCGAGGGACAAGTTGATTGTCATTACCGGCCTTTCCGGTTCCGGCAAGTCTTCACTGGCATTCGATACATTGTACGCGGAAGGCCAGCGCCGCTATGTTGAATCATTGTCAGCCTATGCCCGCCAATTTTTGTCGATGATGGAAAAGCCCGATGTTGACCACATCGAAGGGTTGTCACCGGCGATTTCCATCGAACAAAAATCCACCTCCCATAACCCCCGTTCGACTGTGGGAACCATCACTGAAATTTATGATTACCTGCGGCTCTTGTTTGCCCGGGCGGGCCTGCCCCAATGCCCGCAACACGCGATACCACTGGAAGCGCAAACGGTCAGCCAGATGGTAGACACCATCCTCAACCGGGAGCTTGGCGGACGCTGGATGTTGCTGGCGCCGGTGGTGCGGGAACGCAAGGGGGAACACGCGCAATTATTGAATGAACTTCGCGGCCAGGGATTTATCCGTGCCCGCATAGATGGGGAAGTATATGAACTGGATGAACCCCCGGCCCTGGATTTGCGCCGCAAGCATACTATTGAAGTAGTGGTGGACCGCTTCCGCATCCGCAAGGACGTCGCCGGTCGGCTGGCGGAATCCATAGAAACCGCGCTGAAATTGAGCGGCGGCCTGGTGCTGGCGGTCAATATGGACGATCCTGCCGAGACCTTAGTGTTTTCAGATCAGTACGCCTGTCCCGAGTGCGGTTACGCCCTGGAAGAGCTGGAACCTCGGATTTTTTCCTTTAACAATCCCAAAGGCGCATGTCCCGTCTGTGATGGATTGGGAATCCAGCAATTTTTTGATCCCGCCCGTGTGGTCCAAAATCCCAAGCTGAGCCTGGCGGGAGGCGCGGTGCGGGGCTGGGACCGGCGTAACGCCTATTACTTCGCCTTGATTCGTTCGCTCGCGGATCATTACGGCTTTGATCCGGAAACGCCTTTCGAATCGCTGCCGGAAGACATCCGCCATGTGATTCTCTACGGCAGCGGCAAAGAAGTCATCGCTTTCCGTTATTTCGGCGGCCGGGGCAGGGGCGTGGTCAAGCGCCATACTTTTGAAGGGGTCTTGCCAATCATGGAGCGCCGCTACCGGGAAACCGATTCCAACGTGGTGCGGGAAGAATTGGCGAAATATTTGTCGTCCAAACCCTGCCCCGAGTGCCAGGGAACCCGACTGAACCAGGCGGCGCGTCATGTCTTTGTCGCGGGGCGCAATCTGCCTCAAGTGACGGCTCTATCCATCAGCGAATGCCTGGATTTTTTCCACAACCTTCACCTGGAAGGCCGGCGCGGCGCGGTAGCGGATAAAATCGTCAAGGAAATCCGTGCCCGCCTGCAATTTTTGGTAAATGTGGGGCTGGACTATCTTAGCCTCGACCGCAGTGCCGATACCCTCTCGGGCGGCGAGGCCCAAAGGATTCGCTTGGCGAGTCAGATCGGTGCCGGTTTGGTGGGAGTGATGTATGTGCTTGACGAACCCTCCATCGGCCTTCATCAGCGCGATAATCAACGCTTGCTCGATACCTTGATTCATTTGCGGGATCTGGGAAATACCGTGATTGTGGTGGAGCACGATGAAGATGCTATTCTGGCGGCGGATCATGTGGTGGATATCGGGCCGGGCGCGGGAGTTCACGGCGGCAAAATCGTCGCGGAAGGCCCGCCTTCGGTGTTGATGGAGGCTCCCGCCTCTTTAACTGGACAATACTTGTCGGGCCGCCAGCGGATTGAAGTGCCAGCAATGCTAACCCCGCCCAACCCTGATCGGCAACTGGTTGTCCATGGCGCGTCGGGGAATAATCTCAAGGCTATCGATGTGGCCTTCCCCTTGGGATTGTTGACGTGCGTTACCGGGGTTTCCGGTTCAGGCAAATCCACGTTGGTGAACGATACCCTATATCGATTGGTGGCCATGGAGCTCAATGGCGCTTCCACCCAAGCCGCGCCGTGTGACGGCATCGAAGGACTGGAACACTTGGACAAGGTGGTCGATATCGATCAAAGCCCCATTGGCCGTACTCCCCGTTCCAATCCGGCAACCTATACCGGGCTTTTTACCCCCATTCGGGAATTGTTTTCCGCAACCCCCGAGGCCCGCGCCCGGGGATACAGTCCCGGGCGGTTTAGTTTCAACGTCAAGGGTGGGCGCTGCGAGGCGTGCAAAGGCGACGGTGTCATCAAGGTGGAAATGCACTTTCTGCCCGATGTCTATGTGCATTGTGATGTTTGCAAGGGTAAGCGATATAACCGGGAAACCCTGGAGATCCGCTACAAAGGCAAGACGATTCACGAAGTGTTGGCCATGACCGTGGAAGAAGCGCTGGCATTTTTCAACGCCATTCCGGTGATCGCCCGCAAGCTTCAAACCTTGATGGATGTGGGTTTGGGCTATATTACCCTGGGTCAGAACGCAGTCACTTTGTCCGGTGGGGAAGCCCAGCGGGTCAAATTGGCCAAGGAGTTGTCCAAGCGCGATACCGGCCGAACCCTATACATTTTGGATGAACCCACCACGGGTCTGCATTTTCATGACATCAAGCAACTGCTCGAAGTGCTCCACCGTTTGCGCGATCACGGCAATACTGTGATTGTGATTGAGCACAACCTGGATGTCATCAAGACCGCGGACTGGATTATTGATTTGGGTCCCGAAGGGGGGGCGGGCGGTGGTCAAGTGGTTGCCCAGGGAACGCCATGGCAGGTGGCGGAAAATCCGGCTTCCCATACTGGCCGTTTTTTACGGCCGAAGTTGCAAGAATGGCGGTCATCCAATTCGCCGGACGTGGCGCACGGATAA
- a CDS encoding MFS transporter: protein MTSTEKRASIGLAMIFACRMLGLFMILPVLSLFAGELRDATPQLVGLAIGGYGFTQALLQIPFGLLSDKIGRKTVITFGLLLFAAGSVVAAQADTIYVVIAGRVLQGSGAIAAAIMALAADLTREEHRTKAMAMIGMSIGMAFAISMIAGPAIGAQFGLKGLFWITTALALLAIVILFVIVPTPAVVRFHRDAEVQPARFGSVLTHPELLRLDFGILTLHLILTASFVVLPVILRDTLGIPTLKHSTIYLPVMIASVIAMVPLIILAEKKRRMKPVFLGAIFLIALAQGGLAYFHSQLITVVACLWVFFTGFNLLEATLPSLISKIAPADLKGTAMGVYSSSQFFGAFLGGSVGGWLTGKYGPQAVFLFCAGLAVFWWLIAVWMKPPKPVSSLLIHIGDIDSKQAMFLAGKLRKAPGVLEAVVVADEGVAYLKIDRQRLDRNRIQAIIESVTQPEPQLAET from the coding sequence ATGACTTCTACGGAAAAGCGGGCCAGCATCGGTTTGGCAATGATTTTCGCCTGCCGGATGCTGGGGCTGTTTATGATCTTGCCGGTACTTTCTTTGTTTGCCGGCGAATTGAGGGACGCCACTCCCCAACTGGTTGGGCTTGCCATTGGCGGCTACGGCTTTACCCAGGCATTATTGCAAATCCCTTTCGGCTTGCTGTCCGACAAAATTGGGCGCAAAACCGTCATCACCTTCGGCTTATTATTGTTTGCCGCCGGCAGTGTCGTTGCGGCTCAAGCTGATACCATTTATGTAGTGATCGCAGGACGCGTTCTCCAGGGCAGTGGCGCCATTGCCGCCGCCATCATGGCCTTGGCGGCCGATCTCACTCGCGAGGAACACCGCACCAAGGCCATGGCAATGATTGGCATGAGCATCGGGATGGCCTTCGCCATTTCCATGATTGCAGGGCCTGCCATAGGCGCCCAGTTTGGTTTAAAAGGATTATTCTGGATTACCACCGCCCTGGCCTTGCTTGCGATTGTTATATTATTCGTTATCGTCCCAACGCCTGCCGTCGTTCGTTTTCACCGGGACGCGGAAGTCCAGCCAGCGCGTTTTGGCAGCGTACTTACCCACCCGGAACTGTTGCGGCTTGATTTCGGCATCCTGACCCTCCATCTGATCTTGACCGCCAGTTTCGTGGTGTTACCTGTGATTTTGCGCGATACTTTGGGAATCCCTACCCTCAAACACAGCACCATTTATTTGCCGGTGATGATCGCATCGGTGATAGCCATGGTCCCGCTAATTATCCTCGCGGAAAAAAAACGGCGAATGAAACCTGTTTTTCTCGGCGCGATTTTCCTGATCGCCCTGGCTCAAGGTGGATTAGCGTATTTTCACTCCCAATTGATAACCGTAGTGGCCTGTTTATGGGTATTTTTCACCGGGTTTAATCTGTTGGAAGCAACCTTGCCTTCCCTTATTTCGAAAATCGCCCCTGCCGATCTCAAGGGGACAGCCATGGGTGTATACTCCAGCAGCCAATTTTTTGGCGCCTTTCTGGGGGGATCTGTGGGGGGGTGGTTAACAGGTAAATACGGCCCCCAAGCGGTTTTTCTTTTTTGCGCCGGTCTCGCTGTCTTTTGGTGGCTTATTGCTGTCTGGATGAAACCACCCAAGCCAGTCAGCAGTCTATTGATTCACATAGGAGATATCGACTCCAAGCAGGCTATGTTCCTGGCCGGCAAATTAAGAAAAGCACCTGGCGTCCTGGAAGCGGTTGTCGTCGCCGACGAAGGCGTTGCCTATCTAAAAATCGATCGCCAACGGTTGGATCGAAACCGTATCCAAGCGATAATCGAATCTGTCACTCAACCTGAACCTCAACTTGCGGAGACCTAA